One window of Candidatus Schekmanbacteria bacterium RIFCSPLOWO2_02_FULL_38_14 genomic DNA carries:
- a CDS encoding restriction endonuclease → MALSQNQIIDIENVLRNSLRHKFQNYNPEPASMPFHTRLLGKDRLALYSFIHSLNTNFGTSIFEPVALALASSSFTSAASKQTAGTQISSEAHHVIQNIMDGLATATSSPNKPEEIIAIKEVCRQGEMKKVKLTKVDIKLVAHDGTIYLFDLKTAKPNAGGFKEFKRTLLEWIAATLAGNPTADVQSFIAIPYNPYEPEPYNRWTMRGMLDLDKELKVASEFWDFIGGEGAYQNLLDIFERIGIELRTEIDDYFARYNKQN, encoded by the coding sequence ATGGCACTTTCGCAAAACCAAATTATAGATATAGAAAATGTTTTACGAAATAGTTTAAGACACAAATTCCAAAACTACAATCCAGAACCAGCTTCAATGCCATTTCATACAAGGTTACTTGGCAAAGACAGATTGGCTTTGTACTCTTTTATCCATTCTCTAAATACGAATTTCGGCACAAGTATTTTTGAGCCAGTTGCCTTAGCATTAGCTTCATCAAGTTTTACAAGTGCTGCATCAAAACAAACAGCGGGGACACAAATTTCTTCTGAAGCACATCATGTGATTCAAAATATTATGGATGGTTTAGCTACAGCAACATCCTCACCAAACAAACCAGAAGAAATTATTGCAATCAAAGAAGTTTGCAGACAAGGCGAAATGAAAAAAGTGAAGCTTACAAAAGTTGACATCAAACTTGTAGCACATGACGGAACAATTTATCTCTTTGACCTAAAGACAGCCAAGCCAAATGCCGGTGGTTTTAAAGAATTTAAGCGGACTCTTTTAGAATGGATTGCTGCAACACTTGCAGGAAATCCAACTGCTGATGTTCAATCTTTCATTGCAATTCCTTACAACCCTTATGAACCAGAACCCTATAATCGTTGGACAATGAGAGGAATGTTAGACCTTGACAAAGAATTAAAAGTTGCAAGTGAGTTTTGGGATTTTATTGGCGGTGAAGGCGCATACCAAAATTTACTTGATATTTTTGAACGCATAGGGATTGAATTGCGAACAGAGATTGATGATTACTTCGCTCGATACAACAAGCAAAATTGA
- a CDS encoding xanthine dehydrogenase, translating into MLDIYKEIVRIRESGEKAALATIVSRKGSTPRKESAKMLIKSDGSIIGSIGGGCVEGQVWDDAKEVIKKGKSKILHFDLTNEEIALDGLACGGKMDVLIEPILPVPTMFIFGAGHISLPLCKIAKIAGFRVVIIDDRDIFANRERFPDADEIIVESFETVFNKLRMNDSSYLVIVTRGHLYDEKVLELSLRTKTKYVGMIGSKRKIKTIFTNLKSRGATQAQLEKIYTPIGLPIDAETPEEIAVSIMAEVIKVKQDE; encoded by the coding sequence ATGTTAGATATCTATAAAGAAATTGTCAGAATCAGAGAATCTGGGGAAAAGGCAGCGCTTGCCACAATAGTTTCAAGAAAGGGCTCGACTCCACGGAAAGAATCAGCAAAGATGCTGATTAAGAGTGACGGGTCAATCATCGGTTCAATAGGAGGCGGATGTGTTGAGGGACAGGTCTGGGATGACGCAAAAGAGGTTATTAAAAAAGGGAAATCAAAAATCCTCCATTTTGACCTTACAAATGAGGAGATTGCCCTTGACGGGCTTGCATGCGGAGGAAAGATGGATGTTTTAATAGAACCAATACTGCCTGTGCCAACAATGTTCATATTTGGCGCAGGACATATATCTCTGCCTCTCTGCAAGATTGCCAAGATTGCAGGATTCAGAGTTGTAATAATCGATGACCGCGATATTTTCGCAAACAGAGAGAGGTTTCCTGATGCAGATGAGATAATTGTTGAAAGTTTTGAGACTGTTTTTAATAAACTCAGAATGAATGATTCCTCTTACCTTGTTATTGTTACCCGCGGACATCTTTATGATGAAAAGGTTCTGGAACTGTCTCTAAGAACCAAAACAAAATATGTTGGAATGATTGGAAGCAAAAGGAAGATAAAGACTATTTTTACTAATTTAAAATCCCGCGGAGCAACACAGGCACAGTTAGAAAAAATTTATACCCCAATTGGCCTCCCAATAGATGCAGAAACTCCTGAGGAAATTGCAGTAAGCATCATGGCTGAAGTGATAAAAGTGAAGCAGGATGAATAG
- a CDS encoding thymidylate synthase, flavin-dependent, whose product MKPNFQVDLLAITPDCEKLIEEAGRTCYLSFGKIGKGSEKKFIKMLIKSGHLSVLEHAYATFRIKGGSRAFTHQLVRHRICSFSQQSQRYVSEKEFDFITPHSIRKNSEALKLFNETMELLKENYQKLQAMGIKNEDARFVLPNAIKSEIVISANLREWRYILQLRCAPDAQWEIRGICNEILKILKKEAPVVFEDFELDGDKKVAIVK is encoded by the coding sequence ATGAAACCAAATTTTCAGGTTGATCTACTTGCCATTACCCCTGACTGCGAGAAGCTCATTGAAGAAGCAGGAAGAACCTGCTATCTGTCTTTTGGAAAAATAGGAAAAGGTTCAGAAAAAAAATTTATCAAAATGCTGATTAAAAGCGGGCATCTTTCTGTCCTTGAACACGCCTACGCGACTTTCAGGATAAAAGGAGGTTCAAGAGCTTTTACCCACCAGCTTGTAAGGCACAGAATTTGTTCTTTTTCCCAGCAGTCGCAAAGATATGTGAGCGAGAAGGAATTTGACTTCATAACCCCTCATTCAATCAGAAAAAATTCTGAGGCTCTGAAACTTTTCAATGAGACAATGGAGCTTTTAAAGGAAAACTATCAGAAGCTTCAGGCTATGGGGATTAAAAATGAAGATGCAAGATTTGTCCTGCCAAATGCCATTAAGAGCGAGATTGTAATCTCAGCAAACTTAAGAGAATGGCGCTACATCCTTCAGCTCCGCTGTGCGCCTGATGCGCAGTGGGAAATAAGAGGAATTTGCAATGAGATTCTAAAGATTTTAAAAAAAGAGGCTCCTGTTGTGTTTGAAGATTTTGAATTAGATGGAGATAAGAAAGTAGCAATAGTAAAATAA
- a CDS encoding cysteine desulfurase has protein sequence MPIYLDNAATSFPKPPQVYEAVDHAMRNIGGSPGRGSHRMAVESARMIFETREDVAKFFNFPDSSRVIFTSNATDSLNLGLKGLLSPGNHVITSYIEHNSVTRPLKSLKKNGIEVTKVKTSSEGFVDPEDIKKAFKKNTKLVVINHASNVLGSINPVEEIGSICKKKGIKLLVDAAQTAGTIPVDIIKGNIDIFACSGHKSLFGIQGTGILIVGEEINLNSLKEGGTGSFSDDESQPEFFPDKLESGTLNTPGIASIKAGIDFINKTGIENIRKHKLGLTEQFLSGLSETKGILFYGTGDFSKKIPVLSFNIEGMQPGCIEKRLDEDFYIISRAGLHCSPDSHKTAGTYPDGAIRISPGFFNTFEDIDLTIDAIRKIAKSL, from the coding sequence ATGCCAATCTATCTTGATAACGCTGCTACATCTTTTCCAAAACCCCCGCAGGTCTATGAAGCTGTTGACCACGCAATGAGAAATATCGGAGGGAGTCCCGGAAGAGGGTCTCACAGGATGGCAGTTGAATCTGCAAGGATGATATTTGAGACAAGAGAAGATGTGGCAAAATTTTTTAATTTCCCTGATAGTTCAAGGGTTATTTTCACTTCAAATGCAACAGATTCCCTCAACCTTGGACTAAAAGGATTACTATCTCCCGGAAACCACGTAATAACATCATACATAGAGCACAATTCTGTTACAAGGCCATTAAAATCACTTAAAAAAAATGGTATTGAAGTAACTAAAGTAAAAACTTCTTCTGAAGGTTTTGTTGATCCTGAAGATATAAAAAAAGCCTTTAAAAAGAATACAAAATTAGTTGTCATAAACCACGCCTCAAATGTTCTCGGCTCAATAAATCCTGTTGAAGAGATTGGCAGTATCTGCAAAAAAAAAGGAATAAAACTTCTAGTTGATGCTGCACAGACTGCCGGAACAATACCAGTCGATATCATAAAAGGTAATATTGATATTTTTGCCTGCTCAGGGCACAAATCACTTTTTGGAATTCAGGGAACAGGAATCCTGATTGTTGGGGAGGAAATAAATTTAAACAGCTTAAAGGAGGGTGGCACTGGAAGTTTTTCTGATGATGAAAGCCAGCCTGAGTTTTTTCCTGACAAGCTTGAAAGCGGAACACTTAATACTCCCGGTATTGCCTCAATAAAAGCAGGCATCGATTTTATAAACAAAACAGGCATTGAAAACATAAGAAAACACAAGCTGGGTCTGACTGAACAGTTTTTATCCGGGCTTTCAGAAACTAAGGGAATCTTATTTTATGGCACAGGAGATTTTAGCAAAAAAATACCCGTATTATCTTTTAATATTGAAGGAATGCAACCGGGTTGCATCGAAAAGAGGCTTGATGAAGATTTTTATATTATTTCCAGAGCAGGACTCCACTGCTCTCCTGACTCCCATAAAACCGCAGGAACATATCCTGATGGAGCAATAAGAATAAGCCCGGGGTTTTTCAATACTTTTGAAGATATCGATTTAACAATTGATGCTATTAGAAAGATAGCAAAAAGTCTATAA
- a CDS encoding molybdenum ABC transporter permease subunit, translated as MNHTDLFPLYLTLKVSIIATLFSFFVGLLMAWILAKKDFFLKNFIDAIVMQPLIIPPTVLGYYLLVVLGRNGPIGRFLENVFGVTVVFTWKGAVIAAVVASIPLFIKPARASIESVDINIENAARLLGKSEFKVFTSVTLPLAKRGIIAGTAMAFARSMGDFGTTLMVAGNIPQKTQTISIAIYDAVQANNIPLANTLVLIITAFSISVLFWVNKFTKGKY; from the coding sequence ATGAACCATACAGATCTCTTTCCTTTATATCTCACACTTAAAGTCTCTATAATAGCCACACTGTTTTCTTTTTTTGTTGGACTTTTAATGGCTTGGATACTTGCAAAAAAAGATTTTTTTTTAAAAAATTTCATTGATGCAATTGTAATGCAGCCGCTTATAATCCCACCGACTGTTCTTGGATATTACCTTCTTGTCGTACTCGGGCGGAATGGTCCAATAGGAAGATTTCTTGAAAATGTCTTTGGTGTAACTGTTGTTTTTACATGGAAAGGAGCTGTAATAGCGGCAGTAGTAGCTTCAATACCTCTTTTCATAAAACCTGCCAGGGCTTCTATCGAATCTGTTGACATCAATATCGAAAATGCAGCAAGACTTTTAGGGAAATCGGAGTTTAAAGTATTTACATCTGTAACACTTCCTCTTGCCAAAAGGGGAATAATTGCAGGAACAGCTATGGCTTTTGCCCGTTCAATGGGAGATTTCGGGACAACATTGATGGTTGCAGGAAATATCCCTCAGAAGACACAAACAATCTCAATAGCCATATATGATGCTGTACAGGCAAACAATATTCCTTTAGCCAATACCCTTGTTCTGATAATTACAGCTTTTTCAATATCAGTTCTTTTCTGGGTCAATAAGTTTACAAAAGGAAAGTATTAA
- a CDS encoding molybdate ABC transporter substrate-binding protein yields the protein MLIITRITLTLLFLLFPLSAAFSEELLVGAASDLLFVFSEMGKTFESETGNRIIFTFGSTGMLAEQIRQGAPYDIFAAADDRYIMGLKNQNLLKNDSIRNYAGGRLVIAYNKNVKPVTTLRDLLVKDIKSIAIANPDHAPYGIAAKEFLIRAGLWDKIKSKLILGENVRQALQFIQTGNADAGIIALSIAKVPEVNYITISEELHPPINQTMAILKDTSKQKVAKEFIDFVCSKKGKAMLEEYGYKTK from the coding sequence ATGTTAATTATAACACGTATAACTTTAACTTTACTCTTTTTGTTATTCCCTCTTAGCGCTGCTTTTTCTGAAGAGCTTCTTGTTGGCGCTGCATCTGATCTTCTTTTTGTTTTCAGTGAAATGGGCAAAACCTTTGAATCTGAAACAGGAAACAGGATAATATTTACATTTGGTTCAACAGGAATGCTTGCAGAGCAAATCCGGCAGGGAGCACCATATGACATTTTTGCCGCTGCTGATGACAGATATATTATGGGATTAAAAAATCAAAATCTTCTCAAAAACGATTCAATAAGAAATTATGCCGGAGGAAGATTGGTTATTGCATATAACAAAAATGTAAAACCAGTAACAACCCTTAGGGATCTTCTGGTAAAAGATATTAAAAGTATTGCCATAGCAAACCCTGACCATGCCCCATATGGAATTGCAGCAAAAGAATTTCTAATCAGGGCAGGGCTCTGGGATAAAATCAAGAGTAAGTTAATATTAGGAGAAAATGTAAGACAGGCTCTTCAATTTATTCAGACAGGAAATGCTGATGCAGGAATCATTGCCCTTTCCATCGCAAAAGTTCCTGAGGTTAATTACATTACGATAAGCGAAGAGCTTCATCCGCCAATTAACCAGACAATGGCAATATTGAAAGATACATCAAAACAAAAAGTTGCAAAAGAATTCATAGATTTTGTTTGCAGCAAAAAAGGGAAAGCTATGCTGGAGGAATACGGTTATAAGACTAAATAG